In the Phaseolus vulgaris cultivar G19833 chromosome 7, P. vulgaris v2.0, whole genome shotgun sequence genome, one interval contains:
- the LOC137830700 gene encoding soyasapogenol B glucuronide galactosyltransferase-like, which yields MEFSGVEGESEKLKAIFLPFITPSHLVPVVDIARIFAMHGVDVTIITTPENAAVFQSSVDRDASRGSSIRTHHVKLPHVPGLPEGVETINFSTSRDTASILFETLTKTLETQFPQLFHQFKPDFIVSDMFYSWSVDAAAEFGIPRLIYVGGTYFAHCAMDSLERFEPHKKVDSEDESFLIPGLPYNLQMTRSQIPERFKTPNSFSEIMNRVKESEKRSYGSLLKSFYAFEGPYEELYREIMGTKSWNVGPISSWVNRDASDKSSRGHGKEVEEGWLSWLDSKQKGSVVYVCFGSMKNNFSGTQIAEIAHGLEDCGDDFIWVVGKVDEGQSRALVEEFEKRVEASKKGYLIWGWGPQLLILEHPAVGGVVTHCGMNTVMETVDAGLPMVTWPLYAEQFFNERLLVDVLKIAVEVGAKEWKTWGDFGNEIVGREKIAMAIALLMGGGEECEEMRRRVKALSEEAKKAIMIGGSSYNSLKDVIQEMKTLKLEKLNSKVEEPVA from the coding sequence ATGGAGTTTTCCGGTGTTGAAGGTGAGTCTGAAAAGCTAAAGGCAATTTTTCTGCCTTTCATAACGCCGAGTCATCTTGTTCCCGTTGTAGACATAGCTCGGATCTTCGCCATGCACGGCGTGGATGTCACCATAATCACCACACCAGAAAACGCTGCCGTTTTTCAGAGCTCCGTCGACCGTGACGCCAGCCGCGGCAGCTCCATTCGAACCCACCACGTCAAGCTACCGCACGTGCCGGGTTTGCCAGAAGGCGTGGAAACCATCAATTTTTCCACTTCAAGAGACACAGCAAGCATACTCTTCGAGACACTCACCAAGACTCTCGAAACTCAATTCCCACAACTCTTCCACCAATTCAAACCCGATTTCATAGTCTCCGACATGTTCTACAGTTGGAGTGTCGATGCTGCGGCTGAGTTCGGAATTCCGAGGCTCATATACGTTGGTGGAACCTACTTCGCTCACTGTGCCATGGACTCTCTCGAACGGTTCGAGCCTCACAAAAAGGTGGACTCGGAAGATGAGAGCTTTCTGATTCCTGGGTTGCCCTACAACTTGCAGATGACACGTTCGCAGATACCCGAACGGTTTAAGACACCCAACAGTTTCTCCGAGATAATGAATAGGGTTAAGGAATCAGAGAAAAGGAGCTACGGATCTCTGCTCAAAAGCTTTTATGCGTTTGAAGGACCTTACGAGGAACTCTACAGGGAAATCATGGGGACCAAGAGTTGGAACGTGGGACCCATTTCTTCCTGGGTGAACCGAGATGCTTCGGATAAGAGTTCAAGGGGGCATGGCAAAGAGGTGGAAGAAGGTTGGCTTTCATGGCTTGATTCAAAGCAGAAGGGTTCTGTTGTGTACGTGTGTTTTGGGAGCATGAAGAACAACTTCTCTGGCACGCAGATTGCAGAAATAGCTCACGGGCTTGAAGATTGCGGCGATGATTTCATCTGGGTGGTGGGGAAAGTTGACGAGGGTCAAAGTAGGGCTCTAGTGGAGGAGTTCGAGAAGAGGGTGGAAGCGAGCAAGAAGGGTTATCTGATATGGGGGTGGGGTCCACAGCTTCTCATTCTGGAGCACCCTGCTGTCGGAGGCGTGGTGACTCATTGTGGGATGAACACGGTTATGGAGACGGTGGATGCGGGGTTGCCGATGGTGACGTGGCCTCTGTATGCAGAACAGTTCTTCAATGAAAGGTTGCTGGTGGATGTGCTGAAAATCGCAGTGGAAGTTGGcgcaaaagagtggaaaacttGGGGTGATTTTGGGAATGAGATTGTTGGGAGGGAGAAGATAGCAATGGCGATTGCTTTGTTGATGGGTGGAGGAGAAGAGTGTGAAGAAATGAGAAGGAGAGTGAAAGCGCTTAGCGAGGAGGCGAAGAAAGCAATCATGATCGGTGGCTCTTCTTACAACAGTTTGAAAGACGTTATTCAAGAGATGAAGACATTAAAACTTGAAAAGCTGAACTCAAAAGTTGAGGAGCCCGTGGCTTAG